From a single Arachis hypogaea cultivar Tifrunner chromosome 3, arahy.Tifrunner.gnm2.J5K5, whole genome shotgun sequence genomic region:
- the LOC140183067 gene encoding uncharacterized mitochondrial protein AtMg00810-like yields the protein MGFAATKSDVSLLYRSNVSATVFLLIYVDDIIVTGTSIAAISEVVNSLNDNFALKDLGGLHFFLGIKKAGLDNCKSLPTPMTSNPRLYCSIVGSLQYLTVTRPELAYSVNKGSSTLRLHLQKSSNLKITGYSDSGWASDPDDRKSTASFCVYMGPSLISCAILYCDNQGAVFMSTNPVQHARSKHYETDLHFFETTLLKEVTNQSYSR from the exons ATGGGATTCGCAGCAACTAAATCTGATGTATCTCTACTCTATAGATCAAATGTTTCTGCCACAGTGTTTCTACTTATCTATGTTGATGACATCATTGTGACTGGTACCTCAATAGCTGCTATCTCTGAAGTTGTGAATAGTTTGAATGATAACTTTGCTCTCAAGGACTTGGGTGGCTTGCATTTCTTTTTAGGAATTAAA AAAGCAGGCCTTGACAAttgcaaatccctacccacaccAATGACTTCCAACCCCAGGCTCTATTGCTCTATTGTTGGAAGTTTGCAGTACCTGACTGTGACTCGACCTGAGTTGGCTTATTCAGTGAACAAG GGGAGCAGCACCCTTAGGTTACATCTCCAGAAATCATCCAATTTAAAGATAACTGGATATAGTGATTCTGGTTGGGCATCTGACCCCGATGATAGGAAGTCCACTGCTAGTTTTTGTGTCTACATGGGTCCTAGCCTCATCTCTTG TGCTATATTGTATTGTGATAATCAAGGGGCTGTCTTCATGTCTACCAATCCAGTTCAACATGCTAGGTCTAAGCACTATGAGACTGATCTACATTTTTTTGAGACCACATTGCTAAAGGAGGTTACAAATCAGTCATATTCCAGGTGA
- the LOC112789461 gene encoding trehalose-phosphate phosphatase A — protein MDLKSNHTPVLADAAPITKSRLGVHSSLLPYSPTGATFPHGMLLTIPRKKTGLLEDVRSSSWLDAMKSSSPPPRKITKDVSHGFASHESDAAYFNWLLKYPSALTSFEQITNYAKGKRIALFLDYDGTLSPIVDNPDCAFMSDNMRDAVKKVAEYFPTAIISGRSRDKVYEFIGLTELYYAGSHGMDIIGPVRQAVPDNHPNCTIRSTDKQGKEVNLFQPAAEFLPLIDEVFESLVESTKDIKGAKVENNKFCVSVHYRNVDDKSWDLVGQIVHDILKGYPRLRLTHGRKVLEVRPVIDWDKGKAVTFLLESLGLSNCDDVLPIYIGDDRTDEDAFKVLREGNKGYGILVSSAPKESNAVYSLRDPSEVMEFLKSLVETCQEVSCSRFAHRRPLMVATTLSLPCCFVQTSNLLWQL, from the exons ATGGACTTGAAATCAAATCACACCCCTGTTCTTGCTGATGCTGCACCCATAACAAAGTCAAGACTGGGTGTGCATTCAAGTTTATTGCCTTACTCCCCAACCGGGGCGACCTTTCCACATGGTATGCTTTTGACTATCCCAAGGAAGAAAACTGGACTTCTTGAGGATGTTCGTTCTAGTAGTTGGTTGGATGCCATGAAATCATCTTCTCCTCCCCCCAGGAAGATAACGAAGGATGTTAGTCATGGCTTTGCGTCACATGAATCTGATGCTGCTTATTTTAACTGGCTG CTAAAGTATCCCTCAGCTCTTACATCTTTTGAGCAAATTACAAACTATGCAAAAGGGAAGAGAATAGCCTTGTTTCTGGATTATGATGGAACTCTTTCCCCGATCGTCGATAATCCTGACTGTGCTTTCATGTCTGACAAT ATGCGAGATGCTGTTAAAAAGGTGGCTGAATATTTCCCTACTGCTATTATCAGTGGAAGAAGTCGTGACAAG GTATATGAATTTATAGGACTAACAGAACTCTATTATGCTGGTAGTCATGGTATGGACATCATTGGTCCTGTCAGGCAGGCTGTACCTGATAACCACCCTAATTGCACCATTAGGTCTACTGACAAGCAG GGTAAGGAAGTTAATTTATTCCAACCTGCTGCTGAGTTCTTGCCCCTGATTGATGAG GTCTTTGAGTCTCTTGTTGAGAGTACGAAAGATATTAAAGGAGCAAAAGTTGAAAACAATAAATTTTGTGTGTCTGTACATTACCGCAATGTAGATGATAAG AGTTGGGATTTGGTGGGGCAGATTGTCCATGATATTCTGAAGGGCTATCCACGTTTGCGACTAACTCATGGGCGCAAG GTCTTAGAGGTCCGCCCAGTGATTGACTGGGATAAGGGAAAAGCAGTCACGTTTTTGCTCGAGTCACTTG GGCTTAGCAATTGTGATGATGTGCTTCCTATATATATTGGAGATGACAGAACAGATGAAGATGCATTTAAG GTTCTGAGGGAGGGAAATAAAGGTTATGGGATCTTAGTGTCCTCAGCGCCAAAAGAAAGCAATGCAGTTTACTCTCTCCGTGATCCATCAGAG GTGATGGAGTTTCTCAAGTCTCTTGTG gaaaCATGCCAAGAGGTTTCCTGCAGCAGGTTTGCGCACAGAAGACCTCTTATGGTAGCTACAACCTTGTCGCTACCTTGTTGTTTTGTTCAAACTTCAAATCTCCTTTGGCAATTGTAA